TCCTTTGGTGGAATAAATCATTATAATGGATGGAATGAATGGTGGTCAGTATTGTTCAATTGTGCTATGTTTTCTCTATTGGCATTGCATCATTATCGTCCATTAATAACTTGGATCCTTTCATTTGCTTTTATTTTGTTTTTATGGACGGTTTTTGGTGTACCGTCATCTGTTTTTCGTTAAAACATGAAAAGGAGATTTTATCATGACAACTGAATTGTTAGCCTATTTTGATGAATTTGGAAATAGGCAGGGAATTGAAACACGACAGAGAGTTCATGAGCAAGGATTGTGGCATGAAACATTTCATTGCTGGTTTGTTCGTGAGGAAAAGGGAGTACAGTATCTTTATTTTCAAAAACGTTCAGATGAGAAAGCTGATTACCCATCCCTATATGATATAACAGCTGCGGGTCACATTTTGGCTAATGAAACGGTACAAGATGGAGTAAGAGAGGTTAGAGAAGAACTTGGGATACAGCTAATGTTTAATGATCTTAATTCTCTGGGCATCATTAAGGATTGTCTAGAGGCACATCAATTTACGGACCGTGAATTCTGTCATGTTTTTTTATATCAGACCTGTCTTAGCAATGATCAATTCAATCTTCAACAAGAGGAGGTTTCGGGAGTTGTAAGAGCTGAATTACAGGAATTTGAAAAACTGTGGTTCGGAGAATTAGAAAAAATTAGGGTTGAGGCTTTCTGGAAAATACACATAAAGTGCAAAGGGAGCTAGAGATAAATGTAACAAAACAAGACTTTGTTCCTCATCAGGATTCTTATATAAAGGAAGTCATTAAGAAAATAAAGGGAAAATAGTTTACTTAATTAAGTACCTTACTGATACTCATTCTTCTTAATTCTGTTACAATGTCATATACATAGTTTTTATCAGAATAGATTAGGAGAATGATTCATGCTTCAAACAGTTAATCGGCAACTAGAAAAATGGATGCCTATTATTACGCCAATAAGTGTGATTATAGGGGTTATGCTTGCTGAAAATCTTTTACCTCTTACATTTTTAATTCCGTGGCTATTTGCGTTTATGACTTTTTCAGGTAGCCTTAACTCTACTTTTACTTCTTTAACAGGAGCATTAAAAAAGCCATTGCCTTTATTCATTATCTTACTGCTGTTGCATATTATTATGCCGCTTCTTGCTTGGACAATAGGACACGCATTTTTTGTAAATGATCATTTAACAATGACAGGATTAGTGCTAGCTAGCGTTATTCCAACAGGAATTACCAGTTTTATATGGGTCACAATCTATAATGGAAATATAGGCTTAGCATTATCTATTATTTTGTTTGACACAATGTTGTCACCGTTCCTTGTTCCGTTTACTTTATCTTTTCTGGTTGGTCAAAAAATTCAAATAAATACAATGGATATAATGTATGGGTTGTTATTTATGGTTGTTATTCCCTCTATTTTAGGGATGTTTACAAATTTAATGACAAAAGGGAAAAGTGTTAAAGCGGGGAAAACTCTTGCTCCGTTTTCGAAAATTTCACTTGCTTGTGTAGTTATGATGAATGGAGCAGTTATTTCTCCCTATCTTAAACAGTTTAGTTTAAAATTAGTTATTATAGCTATTACAGTTTTTATCCTTGCTTCTTTTGGATATTTCTTAGCATGGATGCTGTCAATTCTGTTAAAAAGAGACCGCGAAACAAAAGTAGTTATGATGTTTACAGGTGGAATGAGGAATATTAGTGCAGGGGTACTGTAATAGCTGTTCAATATTTTCCTGCAGCTGTAGCTGTACCTGTTGTTCTGGGAATGTTGTTTCAACAAGTGCTTGCATCAATATTTGGTCTTTTATTTAATCTTTTTGATCAAAAACAAAAGCAACAAATTGAAGAAACAATTCCCGTTTCACAATAATTGAACGTGTATTTTGATAAGAAGATGTTGCCAAATATTTCTGAGTGTGTTAAAAATAATGTGACTTACTAATTTCATAAAATGATAGATTTCACCACTAGGGGAGCTTTTAGCTGAGAGAGGCCAACGCCTTGACCCTTAATACCTGATCTAGATAATACTAGCGGAGGGAAGAGGTGTTTGAATATAAAGACTTTAACGCAATTTGGTAATAATTAGTATAAAAATAACTAATTTCTATACCAGCATGCGATTCAAACCACTTCTTTTCTTAAAAAAGAAGTGGTTTTTTTTTACTGTACTTTTAAAAAAGGAGGGAAAAACATTGTCTAATCAAATAGAACGGCTAATTAATATCGTTGAGGAACGTAAGGAGGATTTGGTTTCCTTATTAAAAAGATTGATTGAATATAAAACACCTGCACCACCAGCTAGAAATACGAAAGAAGCACAACAATTTATTGCAGAGTTTCTAGAAGAGAAAGGTTTTTCCATTGATATGTGGGATGTGTATCCAAACGATCCTAATGTTGTTGGAGTGTTAAAGGGAAAGGAACCTACCTTATATAACAGCTTGATTATTAATGGACATATGGATGTAGCTGAAGTTAGTGAGGATGAAAAGTGGGATGTTGACCCGTTTGTTCCTATTGTGAAAGATGATGTGATTATTGGGCGTGGGGCAGCTGATATGAAAGGTGGATTAGCTGGTGCATTGTTTGCCATCCAGTTATTACATGAACATGGTATAAGGCTTCCTGGTGATTTGATTTTACAATCTGTCATTGGTGAAGAAGTTGGAGAAGCTGGGACTCTTGAATGCTGTAAAAAGGGATATAAAGCAGATTTTGCTGTTGTGGTGGATACAAGTGATTTACATATTCAAGGACAAGGTGGCGTTATTACTGGTTGGATCACTGTAAAGAGTGACAAAACGTATCATGACGCAACGAGAAGGCAAATGATACATGCCGGAGGAAAACTTTTTGCTGCCAGTGCTATTGAAAAAATGACAAACATTATTCATGGATTACAGGATCTTGAAAGACATTGGGCAGTTTCCAAAAGCTACCCTGGAAATCCTCCTGGCACAAACACAATCAATCCAGCGGTAATCGAAGGGGGAAGACACGCAGCATTTATTGCTGATGAATGTCGTTTGTGGATAACCGTTCATTATTATCCAAATGAAACACATGAGCAGATTATAAAAGAAATAGAAGAGCATATTCTTCATGTAGCTCATGCAGATCCTTGGCTAAGGGAAAATCCTCCAACATTTGTATGGGGAGGAAAATCAATGATCGTTGACAGGGGGGAGATTTTTCCTTCATTAGAGGTGGACCCAAATCATCCAGGTGTGAAAAGATTATCCCAAACCCACGAACACATTCTATCTAAAGAAGCTATTGTCGATGTTTCTCCAACCGTAACCGACGGAGGATGGCTAGGAGATGCAGGAATTCCAACTGTTATTTATGGACCTGGAAAATTACAACATGCACATGCAGTAAACGAACAACTTTCCATACAAGAACTTGTCGAGTACACAAAAGTTATTTTAGCTTTCATCTATGAATGGTGTCATTCTAAGAAAAGTGAACTTACTGTCGAGTAGGTAGTACACTTTTAATAATAGAAAGAGGGGAAATGTAATGAAATTTAGTCAAAGGCTATACGAAAAGGTTCTACCAATCTGGGAAAGTAATCATAATCACCCATTCGTTAAGGGAATGGGGAATGGTACTCTTGAAAAAGATAAATTTCGGTTTTACATGATACAGGATTATTTGTATTTGATTGAATATGCAAAAGTTTTTGCCTTAGGTGCTGTAAAAGCTACAGATTTACACACAATGGGGAGATTTGCAGCGTTACTGAATTCTACTTTAAATGAAGAAATGGAGTTACATCGACAATATGCAAAGAAATTTGGTATTACTACAGAAGAGCTTGAAGAAGCTAAACCTTCTCCAACAACTCTGGCTTATACTCATTACATGCTTCATGTTAGTCAAAATGGAACACTTGCCGAATTGGTATCCGCTCTACTCCCATGTATGTGGAGTTATTGGGAAATTGGTAAAGATTTAAAGAAAATAGAAGGGGCAAGCGAACATGAATTTTATGGTGAATGGATTACGATGTATGCTTCTGATGAATTTGGTCAATTAGCTACATGGTGTATTGAGTTAATAGATGAGCTCTCAGAAGGTAAGTCAGAGTCAGAATTAGTGAAGTTAGAAGAAATCTTTTTAAATACTACTAGATTTGAGTACATGTTCTGGGATATGGCCTATAAGGAAACGATGTGGCCAACTAATGAATAATGCAGCTCTTGAATTTAAAAATATAAGCTTTCAATATGGGGAGCACTCTAATGGAACACAAGTCTTGAAAAATATGAATCTACATATTCGTGAAGGAGAATTTATAAGCATTATAGGACCAAGTGGCTCCGGGAAAAGTACATTATTTAAGCTAATAACAGGGTTGGAGCAGCCTTCAGAGGGAGAGATTTTCTTAAGAAATCGACTAGCTATAAATCGACTTGGCCAGGTCGGGTATATGCCACAGCAGGATTTACTTTTACCGTGGCGGACAATTATGGAAAATGCAGTACTTCCATTAGAGATAAAAGGAGTAAAAAAACACGTGGCTCTTCAAAAGGTTAGTGAGTTATTGGAAGAGTTTGGGTTGAAAGGTGCAGAGGATTGCTATCCTGGTGAATTATCTGGAGGAATGCGCCAGAGGGTGTCGTTTTTAAGAACAATTTTAAGCGGATCAAAAATTCTCCTCTTGGATGAACCGTTTAGTGCTTTAGATGCAATCACTAGGTTATCTTTACAGGAATGGCTACTCACACAATGGCAAAAAAGAAAAGAAACGATTGTATTCATCACTCATGATGTAAATGAAGCATTGTTTTTATCTGATCGTATTCTTCTATTTAGAGAAACACCTGCCACGACCTTAAAAGAAATAATAGTTCCACTAGAACGTCCTAGAACATTGAAAGATTTAAACCGGCCGGAGGTCATCTCTTTAAAAGATGAGTTGCTTGAAGATTTACGAACGAGGACGAAAACATGAGAGTTTTTAAAAAATATGGTGCTTCTAGCGCACTAACGATTTTGCTTCTCGTAGTTTGGGAAACTGGTGCAAGGCTTTTAGACATGAAATTCATTTTGCCAACACCAACAGATGTTGTATTAAAGATATGGGAATTAAGAGTACCTTTGTTTTTAGAACACTTACCTGCAACCTTTCTTATTATCTTGATTGGACTATCCCTTTCTATTTTATTTGGGGTGGGGGGCTTGCTGTATGGATGAGTATAAATAAAACAGTAGAAAAAACCTTCTATCCTCTTATTATATCGTCACAAACAATTCCAATTATCGCATTGGCACCGATTTTTGTTTTATGGTTTGGCTATACGATATGGAGTAAAGTTGTCGTTACGGTGCTTATTACTTTTTTTCCAATAACAGTAAATACGTATGATGGCCTTCGTGCAACAACTAAGGAATATAAAGATCTTTTGCGAACTATGGGAGCGACAAAAAAAGACATTTTCTTTAAGCTGCAAGTACCTGGAAGTGCATCTTACTTTTTCTCTGGATTGAAAGTGGCTGTAACGTTAAGCGTGATTGGTGCTGCAATTGGAGAATGGATCGGTGCTCAGGCTGGGTTGGGGTATTTTAGTAGACGAATGATGACTCAGTTTGATGGAGCAGGGGTTTTTGCGCCAATTATTATTTTATCTGCAGTCGGAATTTTTTTATTTGTCATTGTAAGCTCATTAGAGAAAAAAACATTAAAATGGAGGAAAACAGAATGAAGAAGTTTTTATTAATGTTCTTATGTTTAGTATTAGGATTACTTACAGCTTGTGGTGCAAACAATAGCACATCAACAGGTGTAAATGAAGAAGCGAAAGAACTTAAGGATGTAAGTATTATGCTTGATTGGTATCCTAATGCTGTACATAGCTATTTATATATTGCTAAGGAAAAAGGATACTTTGAAGAAGAAGGATTAAATGTTGATATTCAATTTCCTGCTAATCCAACAGATCCGATCAACTTGGCTGCTGCAGGGAAAATCACGCTTGGCATATCGTATCAACCAGATGTTATTATTGCTCGTGCCAATCAGGATGTAAAGATAAAATCAGTTGGTGCAATTGTTCGTTCACCATTAAACAGAATTATTTATATGGAAGACAGTGAAATTCAAACTCCAAAAGATTTAGAAGGAAAAACAGTTGGCTTTCCTGGTATTCCACTTAATGAATCATTAATTCAGTCTATGGTTAAAGCTGATGGTGGAAACCCTGAAGAAGTTGAGATGATAGATGTTGGCTTTGAATTAGGATCTTCAATTGTTAGTGAAAAAGTAGATGCAGTAATTGGTGCGTATATAAATCATGAAGTACCTGTATTAGCTCATGAAGGACACAACACAAGAAACATGAACCCGACAGAATATGGAGTTCCTAATTACTATGAGTTAGTAGCAGTAACAAGCGACAAAACATGGGAAAAAGAACAAGAAAGTATTACAGCCTTTTGGCGTGCTGCTACAAAAGGATATGAATTTACAGCGGACCACCCTGAAGAAGCTTTAGAAATTCTTCTAAATAACCAAGATGAAGCAAACTTTCCTTTAGTAAAAGAAGTAGAAACAGAAAGCCTGGAAATATTATTACCACTGATGAAATCTGAGAATGGATTTGGAAGTCAGGACCAAGATCAATGGGAAAGTACAATAAGCTGGATGAAGGAAGCAGGATTAATTAAAACAGAACCTGAGGTTGAAGATATTTTTGTGAATATAGTAGAGTAAAGGTAAAGGACTTGGTGGGATTTGAACCCACAAGATGTACAACAATTTACGACAAAACTGTTGACTGCTCTATCCACTTGAGCTACAAGTCCAATAATATTATGTTCATAAATATTCATTTTATAACACCATATGGAGAAAATAAAAAAGAGATGTGGGGATCACATCTCTTTTTACATTATATTTTTAATTCAACGTCTGCTGCTTTTCGAAGTTCTTCCACTTTTGTAGCTACTTTTTCTTGTGTTTTTTGTTGTTCAAGATTAGCTTTTAAAGTATCTTTTACTTCCTCGTATTTTGGAGTATCCTTAGATTCACCAGCCGAACTTACCATTGAATCATAATATTCTTTTAATTCATCATCTTTTACTTCTTCTACCTTCAAATCATTTTTAACAAACTGATCATATTTTACTGTATCAGCAATTTGTTCTTTTAGCTTGTCCAAGGTTAAATTATTCGTTTTTAACGCTTCCTCAAACTCTTCTTCTGTTTTATAGCTTGCTTTTAAAGTTTCTAACTGTTTGTTAATATCTTCTTCTGAAGCTTCATAGCCTTTTTTGTCGATTTCTTGTAA
This Metabacillus endolithicus DNA region includes the following protein-coding sequences:
- a CDS encoding ABC transporter substrate-binding protein; its protein translation is MKKFLLMFLCLVLGLLTACGANNSTSTGVNEEAKELKDVSIMLDWYPNAVHSYLYIAKEKGYFEEEGLNVDIQFPANPTDPINLAAAGKITLGISYQPDVIIARANQDVKIKSVGAIVRSPLNRIIYMEDSEIQTPKDLEGKTVGFPGIPLNESLIQSMVKADGGNPEEVEMIDVGFELGSSIVSEKVDAVIGAYINHEVPVLAHEGHNTRNMNPTEYGVPNYYELVAVTSDKTWEKEQESITAFWRAATKGYEFTADHPEEALEILLNNQDEANFPLVKEVETESLEILLPLMKSENGFGSQDQDQWESTISWMKEAGLIKTEPEVEDIFVNIVE
- the tenA gene encoding thiaminase II produces the protein MKFSQRLYEKVLPIWESNHNHPFVKGMGNGTLEKDKFRFYMIQDYLYLIEYAKVFALGAVKATDLHTMGRFAALLNSTLNEEMELHRQYAKKFGITTEELEEAKPSPTTLAYTHYMLHVSQNGTLAELVSALLPCMWSYWEIGKDLKKIEGASEHEFYGEWITMYASDEFGQLATWCIELIDELSEGKSESELVKLEEIFLNTTRFEYMFWDMAYKETMWPTNE
- a CDS encoding NUDIX hydrolase, producing MTTELLAYFDEFGNRQGIETRQRVHEQGLWHETFHCWFVREEKGVQYLYFQKRSDEKADYPSLYDITAAGHILANETVQDGVREVREELGIQLMFNDLNSLGIIKDCLEAHQFTDREFCHVFLYQTCLSNDQFNLQQEEVSGVVRAELQEFEKLWFGELEKIRVEAFWKIHIKCKGS
- a CDS encoding acetylornithine deacetylase; this translates as MSNQIERLINIVEERKEDLVSLLKRLIEYKTPAPPARNTKEAQQFIAEFLEEKGFSIDMWDVYPNDPNVVGVLKGKEPTLYNSLIINGHMDVAEVSEDEKWDVDPFVPIVKDDVIIGRGAADMKGGLAGALFAIQLLHEHGIRLPGDLILQSVIGEEVGEAGTLECCKKGYKADFAVVVDTSDLHIQGQGGVITGWITVKSDKTYHDATRRQMIHAGGKLFAASAIEKMTNIIHGLQDLERHWAVSKSYPGNPPGTNTINPAVIEGGRHAAFIADECRLWITVHYYPNETHEQIIKEIEEHILHVAHADPWLRENPPTFVWGGKSMIVDRGEIFPSLEVDPNHPGVKRLSQTHEHILSKEAIVDVSPTVTDGGWLGDAGIPTVIYGPGKLQHAHAVNEQLSIQELVEYTKVILAFIYEWCHSKKSELTVE
- a CDS encoding SurA N-terminal domain-containing protein, whose product is MKKYLLTVLIGLLSLSLVACNTDEEKEKASEETKTSEKATEEKADVDAEEMQKKLEAQKVEEGKVVAVVNGEEIKGNQYNEALSISQMQFSQLGQDLTTDDMAKQIKDYTLESLVGQTLLLQEIDKKGYEASEEDINKQLETLKASYKTEEEFEEALKTNNLTLDKLKEQIADTVKYDQFVKNDLKVEEVKDDELKEYYDSMVSSAGESKDTPKYEEVKDTLKANLEQQKTQEKVATKVEELRKAADVELKI
- a CDS encoding ABC transporter ATP-binding protein encodes the protein MNNAALEFKNISFQYGEHSNGTQVLKNMNLHIREGEFISIIGPSGSGKSTLFKLITGLEQPSEGEIFLRNRLAINRLGQVGYMPQQDLLLPWRTIMENAVLPLEIKGVKKHVALQKVSELLEEFGLKGAEDCYPGELSGGMRQRVSFLRTILSGSKILLLDEPFSALDAITRLSLQEWLLTQWQKRKETIVFITHDVNEALFLSDRILLFRETPATTLKEIIVPLERPRTLKDLNRPEVISLKDELLEDLRTRTKT